From a single Chloroflexota bacterium genomic region:
- a CDS encoding thioredoxin domain-containing protein, which produces MSTPDTQKQTNRLINETSPYLRQHAHNPVDWFPWGEEALERARSENKPIFLSVGYSACHWCHVMERESFEDEKTAAMMNDLFINIKVDREERPDLDAIYMQAVQSMTGQGGWPMSVWLTPDGSPFYGGTYFPPTPRHGMPSFQQVITAISDAYRNRRDKIEESAGKLRDSLQRTAFVGSTEGSLDAMIAERAFQGLIQTYDSIEGGFGNAPKFPQPMTLFFLLRYHQRAGNGQALQMTVHTLRKMARGGMYDQLGGGFHRYSVDTLWLVPHFEKMLYDNSQLARIYLEAWQVTGDPEFRRVAEQSLDYVAREMTDPSGGFYSTQDADSEGEEGKFFLWKLSELQELLGVEDARLAAAYYDVTARGNTSTTLSAGFEGKNILHVDHDLETVARRSGVSPEHLRTVLARSRARLFEAREKRIKPARDDKVLTAWNGLMLRAFAYAARVLGREDYRQIAEANAEFLLRELLTGDGRLLRSWAPGSLTGGEAQARFNAYLEDYANLVDGLVELYQLSFDLRWLQAARDLADTMIELFWDEQDGGFYQTSYDHEALVARPKDFVDNATPSGNSVAADVLQRLAVLTGDDRYPKYAETILLQLREAMARQPLGFGHLLGALERYLARPQEVAIIGDPANQVTQMLLREVREPFLPNVVVVLAPTEQAAAEWAETVPLLADRVQIGGKPTAYVCENFACQLPVTDPDALARQLEA; this is translated from the coding sequence TTGAGCACACCAGACACCCAAAAACAGACAAACCGCCTGATCAACGAAACCAGCCCTTACCTGCGCCAGCACGCCCACAACCCGGTCGACTGGTTTCCCTGGGGCGAGGAGGCGCTGGAGAGGGCAAGAAGCGAAAACAAGCCCATCTTCCTCAGTGTGGGCTACTCCGCCTGCCACTGGTGCCACGTCATGGAGCGGGAATCCTTCGAGGATGAGAAAACCGCCGCCATGATGAACGACCTTTTTATCAACATCAAGGTGGACCGGGAGGAGCGCCCCGACCTGGACGCCATCTACATGCAGGCGGTGCAGTCCATGACCGGCCAGGGAGGCTGGCCCATGAGTGTCTGGCTGACTCCCGATGGCTCTCCCTTTTACGGCGGCACCTACTTTCCGCCCACGCCCCGCCACGGCATGCCCAGCTTCCAGCAGGTGATAACGGCCATCTCCGATGCCTATCGTAACAGGCGGGATAAGATCGAAGAAAGCGCCGGCAAGCTTCGGGATTCCCTGCAGCGCACAGCCTTCGTCGGATCAACTGAGGGGTCCCTTGACGCTATGATCGCCGAGCGGGCATTTCAGGGCCTGATACAAACCTACGACAGCATCGAGGGGGGATTCGGCAACGCGCCCAAGTTTCCCCAACCCATGACTCTTTTTTTCCTGCTGCGCTACCACCAGCGGGCGGGCAACGGGCAGGCCTTACAGATGACAGTGCACACCCTGCGCAAGATGGCGCGGGGAGGGATGTATGACCAACTGGGCGGCGGTTTCCATCGCTATTCGGTGGACACTCTCTGGCTGGTTCCCCATTTCGAGAAGATGCTCTATGACAACTCGCAGCTGGCCCGGATCTACCTTGAGGCCTGGCAGGTAACCGGCGATCCCGAATTTCGTCGGGTGGCGGAGCAGAGCCTGGACTACGTCGCGCGGGAGATGACCGACCCGAGCGGCGGGTTCTACTCCACCCAGGACGCAGACAGCGAAGGTGAGGAGGGTAAGTTCTTCCTATGGAAGCTCTCGGAGCTGCAGGAACTCCTGGGGGTTGAGGATGCGCGCCTGGCGGCGGCGTATTACGATGTGACGGCCAGGGGCAACACTTCGACTACGCTCAGTGCAGGCTTCGAGGGAAAAAATATCCTCCATGTAGACCACGACCTGGAAACCGTAGCCCGACGCTCTGGCGTTTCACCCGAACACCTGCGGACGGTCCTTGCCCGTAGCAGGGCCAGGCTGTTCGAGGCCAGAGAGAAACGGATCAAACCGGCGCGCGACGACAAGGTGCTGACCGCCTGGAACGGGCTGATGCTGCGGGCCTTCGCTTATGCCGCCCGCGTGTTGGGCCGGGAGGACTACCGGCAGATCGCCGAAGCCAACGCCGAGTTTCTCTTGCGGGAACTGCTTACCGGGGATGGCAGGCTGCTGCGAAGCTGGGCACCGGGCTCCTTGACGGGAGGCGAAGCGCAGGCCAGGTTCAACGCCTACCTGGAGGATTACGCCAACCTGGTCGACGGGCTGGTGGAGCTCTACCAGCTCAGCTTCGATCTGCGCTGGCTGCAGGCTGCCCGTGATCTGGCCGACACCATGATCGAGCTCTTCTGGGACGAGCAAGATGGCGGTTTCTACCAGACCAGCTATGATCATGAGGCGCTGGTGGCCCGGCCAAAAGACTTCGTGGATAACGCCACTCCCTCGGGCAACTCGGTGGCGGCCGACGTGTTGCAGCGCCTTGCCGTGTTGACGGGCGACGACCGCTACCCGAAATACGCCGAGACTATCCTGCTGCAACTGCGGGAAGCCATGGCCCGGCAACCGCTGGGGTTCGGGCACCTGCTGGGTGCTCTTGAACGTTACCTGGCCAGGCCGCAAGAGGTTGCCATCATCGGAGATCCAGCTAATCAGGTTACGCAGATGTTGTTGCGAGAAGTGCGGGAACCTTTCCTTCCCAATGTGGTGGTGGTCCTGGCGCCAACAGAGCAGGCAGCAGCCGAATGGGCTGAGACAGTGCCCCTGTTGGCCGATCGGGTTCAGATCGGCGGCAAACCTACCGCCTATGTCTGTGAGAATTTCGCCTGCCAGCTGCCGGTGACCGATCCCGACGCCCTGGCCCGCCAGTTGGAAGCGTGA
- a CDS encoding M14 family zinc carboxypeptidase, translated as MKTPYWLRLTTLVILVAITIALLPTAGYARQTTQTLPEDTPERFVVRVYYDDPADLTQLSSFDLFEYNNKKEQYVLVGVDRFDHAVLQSLGWRVELDIKETAAFNRRPPVHPEQLSGIPGYPCYRTVEETFATAQSIVAAYPDLASWIDAGDSWEKSEPGGLDGYDMMVLKLSNANVPGPKPKLFITTSIHAREYTPAELNTRFAEYLVANYNIDPDVTWVLDYHEIHLMLQANPDGRKHAEAAQSWRKNTNQNYCSPTSNNRGADLNRNFEFQWGCCGGSSGSQCDLTYRGPSSASEPETQAIQTYMRSIFPDQRGDPLNDPAPDDATGVYLDIHSYSELVLWPWGFTSTVAPNGTALQTLGRRFAYFNGYYPEQAIGLYPTDGTTDDFGYGDLGVPSYTFELGTAFFQSCSAFENTILPDNLPALLYAARVARTPYLTPAGPDALNVTPSPGTIYIGEAATLTATIDDTRFNNGNGTEPTQNIVAAQYYVDVPPWEPSATGYPMTAVDGSFNSTVEDVTTDLDTTGLTPGRHIIFVRGQDSAANWGPVSAAFVEVKLFSANPTTQAVCSPADASFTLNVGGSDPVTLSASGNPAGTTADFSVNPVSPPGSSILTIGNTGSAAPGSYAIDVTGVSASATQTTTLHLDLYDGSPGVPTLISPADGAVNVSVTPAFTWNPVAQAATYSIEIATDSAFNMVVDSASGLSNTSYTPAVALNTGTRYFWRVWADNTCGPGTYSPVYNFITVAAPGDCGPGSVASLLLSEGFEAGGTGWTSGGSGNTWALSTARPHTGSYAFHGDDVTSISDQYLVSPAVSLPVGQSPLSLKFWNYQEMEDRSGGCYDGGVIEVSSDGGATWIRLESELLTDLYDGPIYSGSGNPLGGQNAWCGDPQDWLNSIVDIDAFAGETVQFRWRLATDSSVGREGWHVDDVVVQACEVPCAYDVDSSGHVDIADIQLVAGFWGSPHPIYDFNGSGTVDVDDIQAVANWWNTICID; from the coding sequence ATGAAGACCCCGTACTGGCTGCGCCTGACCACCCTGGTAATCCTGGTTGCCATCACCATAGCGCTGCTACCCACAGCCGGCTATGCCCGACAAACCACGCAAACCCTGCCAGAGGACACCCCCGAACGGTTCGTGGTGAGGGTCTATTACGACGACCCGGCTGATCTGACCCAGCTCTCCAGCTTCGATCTGTTCGAGTACAACAACAAAAAAGAGCAATACGTCCTGGTTGGCGTCGACCGCTTCGACCATGCCGTGCTGCAATCCCTGGGCTGGCGCGTCGAATTGGATATCAAGGAGACAGCGGCTTTTAACAGAAGACCGCCCGTACACCCTGAACAGCTGAGCGGCATCCCCGGCTATCCCTGCTATCGCACCGTGGAGGAGACCTTCGCCACCGCCCAGAGTATCGTCGCGGCCTATCCTGATCTGGCCTCCTGGATCGACGCAGGCGACTCGTGGGAAAAGAGCGAGCCTGGCGGCCTGGACGGCTACGACATGATGGTACTGAAGCTCAGCAACGCCAATGTTCCCGGCCCCAAGCCCAAACTTTTCATCACCACATCCATCCATGCCCGGGAGTACACCCCGGCCGAGTTGAATACCCGCTTCGCCGAATACCTGGTCGCCAATTACAACATCGACCCCGATGTGACCTGGGTGCTGGACTACCACGAGATCCACCTGATGCTGCAGGCCAACCCCGATGGGCGAAAGCACGCAGAAGCTGCCCAATCCTGGCGCAAAAATACCAACCAGAATTACTGCAGCCCCACCAGCAACAACCGCGGCGCTGACCTCAATCGCAACTTCGAGTTCCAGTGGGGTTGTTGTGGTGGCTCCAGCGGCAGCCAATGCGATTTAACCTATCGCGGCCCCAGTTCGGCCTCCGAACCGGAAACGCAGGCCATCCAGACCTACATGCGCAGCATCTTCCCCGATCAACGGGGTGATCCCCTCAACGATCCCGCGCCGGACGATGCCACAGGGGTCTATCTGGACATCCACAGCTACAGCGAACTGGTGCTCTGGCCCTGGGGATTCACCAGTACCGTGGCGCCCAATGGCACAGCCCTGCAGACGCTGGGACGCCGCTTTGCTTACTTCAATGGCTACTATCCCGAACAGGCCATTGGCCTCTATCCCACCGACGGCACCACCGACGATTTCGGCTACGGCGATCTGGGCGTTCCCTCCTACACCTTTGAGCTGGGCACTGCCTTCTTCCAGAGCTGTTCCGCCTTCGAGAACACCATCCTGCCCGACAACCTGCCGGCCCTGCTCTACGCTGCCAGGGTTGCTCGCACGCCCTACCTGACACCGGCAGGCCCCGACGCGCTGAATGTCACCCCGTCGCCTGGTACCATCTACATCGGAGAAGCGGCAACTCTGACCGCTACCATCGACGATACCCGCTTCAACAATGGCAACGGCACAGAGCCCACCCAGAACATCGTGGCCGCCCAATACTACGTCGATGTGCCTCCCTGGGAACCGAGCGCGACCGGGTATCCTATGACCGCGGTCGACGGCAGTTTCAACAGCACGGTCGAAGATGTAACCACTGATCTGGATACCACTGGCCTGACCCCTGGCCGCCACATCATCTTCGTGCGAGGCCAGGATTCCGCCGCTAACTGGGGACCAGTAAGCGCGGCATTTGTCGAGGTCAAGCTGTTCAGTGCCAACCCGACCACTCAGGCTGTGTGCAGTCCGGCCGATGCCAGCTTCACTCTGAATGTGGGAGGCTCCGATCCGGTCACGCTAAGCGCTTCTGGTAACCCGGCCGGCACAACAGCCGATTTTTCGGTCAATCCGGTTTCACCGCCAGGCAGCAGCATCCTGACCATTGGCAACACGGGCAGTGCCGCCCCGGGCAGCTACGCCATCGACGTGACCGGCGTGTCCGCCAGCGCAACGCAGACCACCACCCTCCATCTTGACCTGTATGACGGATCCCCCGGCGTCCCGACCCTGATCAGCCCGGCCGACGGTGCGGTCAACGTGAGCGTTACACCGGCCTTCACCTGGAATCCCGTCGCGCAAGCAGCCACCTACAGTATCGAGATCGCCACCGATAGTGCATTCAACATGGTGGTCGACTCCGCATCGGGGCTGAGCAACACCAGCTACACGCCGGCCGTTGCTCTCAACACCGGCACCCGGTACTTCTGGCGGGTCTGGGCCGACAACACCTGTGGCCCGGGCACTTACTCGCCGGTGTACAACTTCATCACCGTTGCCGCGCCCGGCGACTGCGGCCCTGGCTCGGTGGCCAGTTTACTTCTCAGCGAAGGCTTCGAAGCAGGCGGGACTGGCTGGACTTCGGGAGGCAGTGGCAACACATGGGCGCTGAGTACCGCCCGGCCCCACACAGGCAGCTACGCCTTCCATGGTGACGATGTTACTTCCATCAGCGATCAATACCTGGTCTCGCCGGCCGTTTCGCTGCCGGTAGGGCAGTCGCCCTTGAGCCTCAAGTTCTGGAACTACCAGGAGATGGAGGATCGTTCAGGTGGCTGTTATGACGGCGGTGTTATCGAGGTCAGCAGCGACGGCGGCGCCACGTGGATCCGCCTGGAAAGCGAATTATTGACCGATCTCTACGACGGGCCGATTTACAGCGGTTCCGGCAACCCGCTGGGCGGGCAGAATGCCTGGTGTGGTGATCCCCAGGATTGGCTGAACAGTATCGTCGATATCGACGCCTTCGCCGGTGAGACGGTTCAGTTCCGCTGGCGACTGGCTACCGATAGCTCAGTGGGTCGAGAGGGCTGGCACGTCGACGATGTGGTGGTGCAGGCCTGCGAAGTACCCTGCGCGTATGATGTCGACTCCTCTGGCCATGTCGACATAGCCGACATACAGTTGGTTGCCGGTTTCTGGGGCAGCCCCCATCCCATTTATGATTTCAATGGCAGTGGCACCGTCGACGTCGACGACATCCAGGCCGTCGCCAACTGGTGGAACACGATCTGTATTGATTGA
- a CDS encoding type II toxin-antitoxin system VapC family toxin, whose protein sequence is MIVDASVILSAFLPDKDQAQAQGLVRDHVVRHVALVAPTLLLNEVTNAVVQARRQGRLSDMQARDVLIAIEGLGIALRPVTWQQILPFAQRFDRSAYDAAYLALAEMTGEPLITGDRRLYNAVHEYLDWVVWIGDYQ, encoded by the coding sequence ATGATTGTCGATGCCAGTGTCATTCTCAGCGCCTTCTTACCTGACAAGGATCAGGCGCAAGCGCAGGGCCTGGTCCGTGACCACGTGGTCAGGCATGTGGCGTTGGTTGCGCCTACCTTGCTGCTCAACGAAGTGACCAATGCAGTCGTTCAGGCACGGCGACAAGGACGCCTCAGCGATATGCAGGCGAGGGATGTTCTTATCGCAATTGAGGGCCTGGGGATCGCCTTGAGGCCGGTGACCTGGCAGCAGATTCTGCCTTTTGCACAACGCTTTGATCGTTCTGCCTATGACGCGGCCTATCTTGCTCTCGCTGAGATGACTGGGGAACCTCTGATCACTGGTGACCGCCGGCTTTACAATGCAGTTCATGAGTATCTGGATTGGGTAGTGTGGATTGGAGACTATCAATAA
- a CDS encoding type II toxin-antitoxin system Phd/YefM family antitoxin, with product MQVSITDMHNRLSYWLKKIPERPVTITRRGKPVGVLVSPEEYERLRQVQAYLEMLRISRSLEGSDLAAKELYEASREELESRQ from the coding sequence ATGCAAGTTTCAATTACTGATATGCACAATCGTCTTTCCTACTGGTTGAAAAAGATCCCCGAGCGACCCGTGACTATCACGCGTCGGGGTAAGCCTGTCGGTGTTCTTGTCTCTCCTGAGGAATACGAACGCCTGCGCCAGGTACAGGCCTATCTGGAGATGCTGCGGATTTCCCGTTCGCTAGAGGGGAGTGATCTCGCTGCCAAGGAGTTGTACGAGGCATCCAGAGAGGAGCTGGAGTCACGACAATGA